A DNA window from Drosophila pseudoobscura strain MV-25-SWS-2005 chromosome 2, UCI_Dpse_MV25, whole genome shotgun sequence contains the following coding sequences:
- the Gclm gene encoding glutamate--cysteine ligase regulatory subunit → MIPCIKKEYQNVVISTGNIINNELGQRKSNEELYDGLKITLHSDPNVERVVVEIDELHGRVQHATEELTNRLTENQRSEISIGAKIFLNNNSTVFIEQAVDTLLNILNVTHVDNVVLAYHPNASGTTSPVANATAKSTTAAPAVKSPCSEANLAPSSVSNWSARNGAQGVIELKELYRSLEQYALNQKITQLGIADLDAEALAELHKSAAVAPTIAQVNLSTCCRVPTELQEFCAAHDIQLNTHGDPELLLPEEQFSGLAPGYTIDWSLRYQVHVRCRGVLTAKGYIVGASQPIPSASTSAKASA, encoded by the coding sequence ATGATACCGTGCATAAAAAAAGAGTATCAAAACGTGGTGATTAGCACCGGCAACATCATTAACAACGAGCTGGGGCAGCGCAAGTCCAACGAGGAACTGTACGATGGGCTGAAAATAACGCTGCACAGTGACCCAAATGTCGAGCGCGTGGTGGTCGAAATCGACGAGCTGCATGGACGTGTACAGCATGCCACTGAGGAACTGACCAACAGGCTGACGGAGAACCAACGCAGTGAGATTAGCATCGGCGCCAAGATATTCCTCAACAACAACTCCACGGTGTTCATAGAGCAGGCGGTGGACACCTTACTCAACATACTCAATGTGACGCACGTGGACAACGTGGTGTTGGCCTACCACCCCAATGCGAGTGGCACCACATCGCCCGTTGCCAACGCAACAGCTAAgtccacaacagcagcaccggCCGTCAAATCTCCGTGCTCTGAGGCAAACCTCGCACCCTCGAGCGTCTCCAACTGGAGCGCTCGGAATGGAGCCCAGGGCGTAATCGAACTCAAGGAACTCTACAGGTCCCTGGAGCAGTATGCACTCAACCAAAAGATCACGCAGCTGGGCATTGCGGACCTCGACGCCGAGGCGCTGGCGGAGCTGCACAAGTCAGCCGCAGTTGCCCCCACCATTGCGCAGGTTAATCTGTCCACCTGCTGCCGTGTGCCCACGGAGCTGCAAGAGTTCTGTGCCGCCCACGACATCCAGCTGAACACACACGGCGATcccgagctgctgctgccggaggAACAGTTTTCTGGCCTGGCGCCCGGCTACACAATCGATTGGTCGTTGCGCTACCAAGTTCATGTCCGCTGTCGGGGCGTTCTCACTGCCAAGGGCTACATTGTGGGGGCCTCGCAGCCCATACccagcgccagcaccagcGCCAAAGCCAGCGCATAG
- the wfs1 gene encoding wolframin isoform X1, with protein sequence MATWTQNEPTGVSKRRRWNLEDRASLNKLKNHIAQEGCPQMQYDLAKQILDNAIEPNMDKIEQYQKAVNWLVTAAHNGHEDSAKLLKNCYSDGRGITAENEDEVRSCLSMTPGERAARKAARELFACLSNGNEHVTPKQLERKMRCIYNLQRKRRRLEDETSGSSSEGEPECEPLGNVETMGHANVEHQRFITEANLVSAASNYSAGRMPTVNDTLTLSVPDPRSLDHVHPIYRIFFHPLIFFTLFYHRLVNCIISLPSILPVSVRLGLLIALSWWSSFQLVPLISYYFSVGMMIWATCKMLKTKQQFVDFRIWSGLFLRYGDNNIDAGIAEKRFLRNNMKPYVYYFGAFICNLIVYPLVADGWMPHSELTIISGAFTLLTMGGSVYASSDLLPNWVVVVSFAVNVLAKYPYEMDKVVTSRWRFLDLRKPTFSTFVIGNGIEFCLNCRTALYLLIPVLLVIMAKRSRWHGVYTHLIPHCVTLCWLQVCIATSQSATMFGVIRGTLVLAGMVLFLPLFGIVALLVPVFVAIKTLGLSSEQLYWGGVVIACLLIMLGSYLLALNRVTQKYITVLQLVMGVTMACVLVFPYMTSSFKDTPRFNAMPRFDLHSLSDVDSLPWDRFHSLCALPFEEEPNKIKAQLRCIHLNGLPVVWQGSVTKVEISKISNMFEDLVANYLPAWLGRAVRCAHGEGISQHFQCNRNLNDQCDEWERVIKKVNARTGSCTLQKYNRYEYDLLVKVGSSSGGGLLGRSTSSEVVLKAHHDFGNFTRQLSHGDIVLFYGTLHHSRIRTNDVQVLLKTIECRKCKSLELGTASIERLIGASPMDARLQELMRGIKYLLNALLNPLITFNSLDPNLVTVSEELSELSGSN encoded by the exons ATGGCAACTTGGACGCAAAACGAGCCGACTGGCGTCAGCAAACGTAGGCGATGGAATCTAGAAG ATCGAGCCTCACTAAACAAATTGAAGAACCATATTGCCCAGGAGGGATGCCCCCAGATGCAATATGACTTGGCCAAGCAGATTTTGGACAACGCAATAG AGCCGAATATGGACAAAATCGAACAGTACCAGAAAGCCGTAAATTGGCTCGTCACCGCGGCTCACAATGGCCATGAGGATTCAGCCAAGCTGCTAAAAAATTGCTACAGCGACGGCCGTGGCATAACGGCAGAGAACGAGGATGAAGTCCGTAGCTGCCTGTCTATGACGCCAGGGGAGCGGGCGGCCCGAAAAGCAGCTCGTGAACTATTTGCCTGTCTCTCGAACGGAAACGAGCACGTTACACCCAAACAGCTGGAAAGAAAGATGAGATGCATATACAATCTGCAACGTAAACGCCGAAGACTTGAGGACGAAACGTCCGGATCCAGCAGCGAGGGCGAACCAGAATGTGAGCCCCTGGGAAACGTGGAAACCATGGGGCATGCAAATGTGGAGCATCAACGCTTTATCACCGAGGCAAATCTAGTATCGGCTGCTTCCAACTACAGTGCCGGACGGATGCCCACTGTAAACGACACATTGACACTGTCTGTGCCTGATCCAAGGAGCTTGGACCATGTGCACCCCATCTACCGCATCTTTTTCCACCCGCTCATATTTTTCACTCTGTTTTACCACCGTCTGGTAAACTGCATCATCTCGTTGCCCAGCATATTGCCTGTGAGCGTTCGGCTTGGTCTCCTGATAGCTCTGTCCTGGTGGAGCAGCTTCCAATTGGTGCCACTAATCAGCTACTATTTCAGCGTTGGCATGATGATCTGGGCCACCTGTAAAATGCTAAAGACCAAGCAACAGTTTGTCGACTTTCGAATTTGGTCGGGACTGTTCCTGCGCTATGGCGACAACAACATCGATGCGGGTATAGCGGAGAAGCGCTTCCTGCGGAACAACATGAAGCCGTACGTGTATTATTTTGGAGCCTTCATCTGCAACCTGATTGTGTATCCTCTGGTGGCCGATGGCTGGATGCCCCACTCAGAGCTAACTATAATCTCTGGAGCTTTCACGCTACTCACCATGGGAGGGAGCGTGTATGCCTCGTCTGATCTACTGCCCAACTGGGTGGTGGTTGTCTCCTTTGCCGTCAACGTCTTGGCCAAGTATCCTTATGAGATGGACAAGGTGGTCACATCACGCTGGCGCTTCCTGGACCTGCGTAAACCCACCTTCTCGACATTTGTGATTGGCAACGGCATTGAGTTCTGTCTGAACTGCCGCACAGCATTGTACCTGTTGATTCCCGTGCTCCTGGTGATAATGGCCAAACGTTCACGCTGGCACGGTGTCTACACGCATCTCATTCCACACTGCGTCACGCTCTGCTGGCTGCAAGTGTGCATCGCCACCTCTCAGAGTGCCACAATGTTTGGCGTGATTCGCGGGACTCTCGTCCTCGCCGGGATGGTTTTGTTTCTGCCCCTATTCGGAATAGTGGCGCTCCTCGTTCCGGTCTTCGTGGCCATCAAGACACTCGGGCTTTCCAGCGAGCAACTTTATTGGGGCGGTGTAGTTATCGCCTGTTTACTCATCATGCTCGGCTCCTATCTTCTCGCCCTAAACCGTGTTACCCAAAAGTATATTACCGTGCTGCAG CTGGTCATGGGTGTGACAATGGCGTGTGTTTTGGTCTTCCCCTACATGACGTCCAGTTTCAAGGACACGCCGCGCTTCAATGCGATGCCACGATTCGATCTACATTCTCTGTCGGACGTGGACTCACTGCCATGGGATCGTTTCCATTCCCTGTGCGCCCTGCCTTTCGAAGAGGAGCCCAACAAGATAAAGGCCCAGCTGCGTTGCATTCACCTCAATGGCTTGCCCGTGGTCTGGCAGGGCAGCGTCACCAAGGTGGAAATCTCCAAGATCTCCAATATGTTTGAAGATCTCGTCGCCAATTACTTGCCCGCCTGGTTGGGCAGGGCGGTACGCTGCGCTCATGGCGAGGGCATATCGCAGCATTTCCAGTGCAATCGCAACCTTAATGACCAATGCGATGAGTGGGAGCGCGTGATCAAAAAAGTCAATGCTCGAACAGGCAGCTGCACGCTCCAGAAATATAACCGCTACGAATATGACCTGCTGGTCAAGGTCGGTAGCAGCAGCGGGGGTGGACTGCTAGGACGCTCGACATCCTCTGAAGTGGTTCTAAAGGCTCACCATGACTTCGGAAACTTCACGCGGCAGCTCAGCCATGGCGACATTGTGCTGTTTTACGGCACACTCCATCACTCCCGGATACGGACCAACGATGTGCAAGTTCTGTTGAAGACCATCGAGTGCCGGAAATGTAAGTCCCTAGAGCTAGGTACCGCGAGCATTGAACGACTAATAGGTGCCTCTCCGATGGATGCCCGCCTGCAGGAACTAATGAGGGGCATTAAGTATCTGTTGAATGCGTTGTTGAATCCGTTAATTACGTTTAA CTCCCTCGATCCCAATTTAGTGACAGTATCAGAAGAACTATCAGAACTCTCTGGCTCAAACTGA
- the wfs1 gene encoding wolframin isoform X2, with product MATWTQNEPTGVSKRRRWNLEDRASLNKLKNHIAQEGCPQMQYDLAKQILDNAIEPNMDKIEQYQKAVNWLVTAAHNGHEDSAKLLKNCYSDGRGITAENEDEVRSCLSMTPGERAARKAARELFACLSNGNEHVTPKQLERKMRCIYNLQRKRRRLEDETSGSSSEGEPECEPLGNVETMGHANVEHQRFITEANLVSAASNYSAGRMPTVNDTLTLSVPDPRSLDHVHPIYRIFFHPLIFFTLFYHRLVNCIISLPSILPVSVRLGLLIALSWWSSFQLVPLISYYFSVGMMIWATCKMLKTKQQFVDFRIWSGLFLRYGDNNIDAGIAEKRFLRNNMKPYVYYFGAFICNLIVYPLVADGWMPHSELTIISGAFTLLTMGGSVYASSDLLPNWVVVVSFAVNVLAKYPYEMDKVVTSRWRFLDLRKPTFSTFVIGNGIEFCLNCRTALYLLIPVLLVIMAKRSRWHGVYTHLIPHCVTLCWLQVCIATSQSATMFGVIRGTLVLAGMVLFLPLFGIVALLVPVFVAIKTLGLSSEQLYWGGVVIACLLIMLGSYLLALNRVTQKYITVLQLVMGVTMACVLVFPYMTSSFKDTPRFNAMPRFDLHSLSDVDSLPWDRFHSLCALPFEEEPNKIKAQLRCIHLNGLPVVWQGSVTKVEISKISNMFEDLVANYLPAWLGRAVRCAHGEGISQHFQCNRNLNDQCDEWERVIKKVNARTGSCTLQKYNRYEYDLLVKVGSSSGGGLLGRSTSSEVVLKAHHDFGNFTRQLSHGDIVLFYGTLHHSRIRTNDVQVLLKTIECRKCKSLELGTASIERLIGASPMDARLQELMRGIKYLLNALLNPLITFK from the exons ATGGCAACTTGGACGCAAAACGAGCCGACTGGCGTCAGCAAACGTAGGCGATGGAATCTAGAAG ATCGAGCCTCACTAAACAAATTGAAGAACCATATTGCCCAGGAGGGATGCCCCCAGATGCAATATGACTTGGCCAAGCAGATTTTGGACAACGCAATAG AGCCGAATATGGACAAAATCGAACAGTACCAGAAAGCCGTAAATTGGCTCGTCACCGCGGCTCACAATGGCCATGAGGATTCAGCCAAGCTGCTAAAAAATTGCTACAGCGACGGCCGTGGCATAACGGCAGAGAACGAGGATGAAGTCCGTAGCTGCCTGTCTATGACGCCAGGGGAGCGGGCGGCCCGAAAAGCAGCTCGTGAACTATTTGCCTGTCTCTCGAACGGAAACGAGCACGTTACACCCAAACAGCTGGAAAGAAAGATGAGATGCATATACAATCTGCAACGTAAACGCCGAAGACTTGAGGACGAAACGTCCGGATCCAGCAGCGAGGGCGAACCAGAATGTGAGCCCCTGGGAAACGTGGAAACCATGGGGCATGCAAATGTGGAGCATCAACGCTTTATCACCGAGGCAAATCTAGTATCGGCTGCTTCCAACTACAGTGCCGGACGGATGCCCACTGTAAACGACACATTGACACTGTCTGTGCCTGATCCAAGGAGCTTGGACCATGTGCACCCCATCTACCGCATCTTTTTCCACCCGCTCATATTTTTCACTCTGTTTTACCACCGTCTGGTAAACTGCATCATCTCGTTGCCCAGCATATTGCCTGTGAGCGTTCGGCTTGGTCTCCTGATAGCTCTGTCCTGGTGGAGCAGCTTCCAATTGGTGCCACTAATCAGCTACTATTTCAGCGTTGGCATGATGATCTGGGCCACCTGTAAAATGCTAAAGACCAAGCAACAGTTTGTCGACTTTCGAATTTGGTCGGGACTGTTCCTGCGCTATGGCGACAACAACATCGATGCGGGTATAGCGGAGAAGCGCTTCCTGCGGAACAACATGAAGCCGTACGTGTATTATTTTGGAGCCTTCATCTGCAACCTGATTGTGTATCCTCTGGTGGCCGATGGCTGGATGCCCCACTCAGAGCTAACTATAATCTCTGGAGCTTTCACGCTACTCACCATGGGAGGGAGCGTGTATGCCTCGTCTGATCTACTGCCCAACTGGGTGGTGGTTGTCTCCTTTGCCGTCAACGTCTTGGCCAAGTATCCTTATGAGATGGACAAGGTGGTCACATCACGCTGGCGCTTCCTGGACCTGCGTAAACCCACCTTCTCGACATTTGTGATTGGCAACGGCATTGAGTTCTGTCTGAACTGCCGCACAGCATTGTACCTGTTGATTCCCGTGCTCCTGGTGATAATGGCCAAACGTTCACGCTGGCACGGTGTCTACACGCATCTCATTCCACACTGCGTCACGCTCTGCTGGCTGCAAGTGTGCATCGCCACCTCTCAGAGTGCCACAATGTTTGGCGTGATTCGCGGGACTCTCGTCCTCGCCGGGATGGTTTTGTTTCTGCCCCTATTCGGAATAGTGGCGCTCCTCGTTCCGGTCTTCGTGGCCATCAAGACACTCGGGCTTTCCAGCGAGCAACTTTATTGGGGCGGTGTAGTTATCGCCTGTTTACTCATCATGCTCGGCTCCTATCTTCTCGCCCTAAACCGTGTTACCCAAAAGTATATTACCGTGCTGCAG CTGGTCATGGGTGTGACAATGGCGTGTGTTTTGGTCTTCCCCTACATGACGTCCAGTTTCAAGGACACGCCGCGCTTCAATGCGATGCCACGATTCGATCTACATTCTCTGTCGGACGTGGACTCACTGCCATGGGATCGTTTCCATTCCCTGTGCGCCCTGCCTTTCGAAGAGGAGCCCAACAAGATAAAGGCCCAGCTGCGTTGCATTCACCTCAATGGCTTGCCCGTGGTCTGGCAGGGCAGCGTCACCAAGGTGGAAATCTCCAAGATCTCCAATATGTTTGAAGATCTCGTCGCCAATTACTTGCCCGCCTGGTTGGGCAGGGCGGTACGCTGCGCTCATGGCGAGGGCATATCGCAGCATTTCCAGTGCAATCGCAACCTTAATGACCAATGCGATGAGTGGGAGCGCGTGATCAAAAAAGTCAATGCTCGAACAGGCAGCTGCACGCTCCAGAAATATAACCGCTACGAATATGACCTGCTGGTCAAGGTCGGTAGCAGCAGCGGGGGTGGACTGCTAGGACGCTCGACATCCTCTGAAGTGGTTCTAAAGGCTCACCATGACTTCGGAAACTTCACGCGGCAGCTCAGCCATGGCGACATTGTGCTGTTTTACGGCACACTCCATCACTCCCGGATACGGACCAACGATGTGCAAGTTCTGTTGAAGACCATCGAGTGCCGGAAATGTAAGTCCCTAGAGCTAGGTACCGCGAGCATTGAACGACTAATAGGTGCCTCTCCGATGGATGCCCGCCTGCAGGAACTAATGAGGGGCATTAAGTATCTGTTGAATGCGTTGTTGAATCCGTTAATTACGTTTAAGTAA
- the cd gene encoding chorion peroxidase: protein MTDETTPLTTDVASGSGYVALPPYQGPEHVFPGGVSPRSRRSKMKQFQCCMGITFIVIVFVALGLALLFDDSLSNTDGGPSFFLAINGTDMELPPTTPIPDEPEADWALKQAAVDRHEEARSVGVGIKALGDREILEEGLQPNEVNTPAFRHYRSLSTNPEARKLARRGYVENQATMDIARRFNYTKQPGRSNIGWGPQIVLPDPTVLRLDCDFNARYRRSTGVCNNKEHPRTFGASMVPYRRMVAPDYSDGIAAPRISHDGHLPPARQVSLKIHRSSYETDSNFTVMLAVFGQFMDHDITATSLTTSQEGESINCCAAATREQHPECFPVEILPDDPYYKRYNVTCMNFVRSAPAPMGRFGPRMQLNQATAFIDASVVYGNLEQRQNQLRSFINGTLRMFLTDDGRELLPISSNPADGCNRVQMTRQGKYCFESGDDRANENLLLTSMHLLWARHHNNLARSLHEVNPNWDDERIYQEARKIVGAQMAHVTYNEFLPVLLGRNLTRVKGLLPASHNLDEPDTYDPQVDPSIANCFAAAAFRFAHTLLPGLFNVSRDNSTPEAIELHKMLFNPFSLWNEHGIDHALNTAANTPVMRVDRFFSLEVTQKLFEGNPDDPVPLCGLDLVSLNIQRGRDHGIPAYPVFRRHCRLPPVDTWEQMAQAVDNATLASIKQIYESPQDVDVYTGAVSEPPLEGAIFGPLLSCMVSDQFLRLKLGDSHWYERKMGPQRFTKGQLTEIYKTSLAAIICRNSDGITRIRERVMERHRVDDNSYVNCQDLPGFNLDLEAWSEVKQSPELHRTSISRADKAVRVISKESKRAINVTLDPGSVGNV, encoded by the exons ATGACGGACGAAACAACGCCACTCACCACCGACGTTGCCAGTGGCTCTGGTTATGTGGCGCTGcctccttatcaaggaccagaACACGTATTTCCAGGCGGTGTCTCACCGCGTTCACGTCGGAGCAAAATGAAACAGTTCCAGTGTTGTATGGGAATTACATTCAT AGTCATTGTGTTTGTCGCTTTGGGCCTGGCCCTGTTGTTCGACGACTCGCTCAGCAACACGGATGGTGGTCCCAGCTTTTTCTTGGCCATAAATGGAACAGACATGGAGCTGCCACCGACGACACCAATTCCAGATGAGCCGGAAGCGGATTGGGCCCTAAAACAGGCGGCTGTCGATCGTCATGAGGAGGCTCGATCAGTTGGCGTCGGCATCAAGGCGCTGGGGGATCGTGAGATATTGGAGGAAGGCCTACAGCCGAATGAGGTCAACACGCCAGCGTTCCGGCACTATCGTTCCCTGAGCACCAATCCAGAGGCTCGGAAACTGGCCCGTCGTGGTTACGTAGAGAACCAGGCGACCATGGACATTGCCCGAAGATTCAACTACACCAAGCAGCCGGGTCGAAGTAATATTGGTTGGGGCCCGCAGATCGTGCTGCCGGATCCCACGGTGCTCCGGTTGGACTGCGACTTCAATGCCCGCTACAGGCGATCAACTGGCGTCTGCAATAACAAAGAGCATCCGCGCACATTTGGAGCCTCGATGGTGCCCTACCGCCGCATGGTGGCACCGGACTACTCCGATGGCATTGCAGCTCCCAGGATCAGTCATGATGGACACCTGCCGCCGGCACGCCAAGTCTCCCTGAAGATTCATCGTTCCAGCTACGAGACGGACTCAAACTTCACCGTGATGCTGGCGGTCTTCGGCCAGTTCATGGACCACGACATCACCGCCACATCGCTGACCACCTCCCAAGAGGGCGAGTCCATCAACTGTTGTGCGGCAGCCACACGCGAACAGCATCCGGAGTGCTTTCCCGTGGAGATACTCCCCGACGATCCCTACTACAAGCGGTACAATGTCACCTGCATGAACTTTGTTCGCTCTGCGCCGGCGCCCATGGGCAGATTCGGGCCGAGGATGCAGCTGAACCAGGCCACCGCATTCATTGATGCCTCTGTGGTGTACGGCAATctggagcagcggcagaaccAGCTTCGCAGCTTCATCAACGGCACGCTGCGCATGTTCCTAACTGACGACGGACGAGAGCTGCTTCCGATCTCGTCCAATCCGGCAGATGGCTGCAATCGCGTCCAGATGACACGACAGGGCAAGTACTGCTTCGAGTCTGGCGACGATAGGGCCAACGAGAATCTGCTGCTCACCTCCATGCACCTGCTTTGGGCCAGGCACCACAATAATCTGGCTCGAAGCCTGCACGAAGTGAATCCCAACTGGGACGATGAGCGGATCTACCAGGAGGCCCGTAAGATTGTCGGCGCACAGATGGCCCACGTCACCTACAATGAGTTCCTGCCGGTGCTGCTCGGCAGGAATCTGACACGTGTCAAGGGTCTTCTACCGGCCAGCCACAACCTCGACGAGCCGGATACCTACGATCCCCAGGTGGATCCCAGCATTGCCAATTGCTTTGCTGCGGCCGCCTTCCGGTTTGCCCACACCCTGCTGCCGGGTCTGTTCAATGTTTCACGGGACAATAGTACGCCCGAGGCAATAGAGCTGCACAAGATGCTCTTCAATCCTTTCTCGCTGTGGAATGAGCACGGCATTGACCACGCCCTGAATACAGCTGCCAATACGCCGGTGATGCGCGTGGATCGCTTCTTCTCTCTGGAGGTCACCCAGAAACTGTTTGAAGGCAATCCCGACGATCCGGTTCCGCTTTGCGGTCTGGACTTGGTCTCGCTGAACATTCAGCGTGGTCGCGATCACGGCATACCCGCCTATCCGGTCTTCCGGCGTcactgccgcctgcccccGGTGGACACCTGGGAGCAGATGGCCCAGGCCGTTGACAACGCCACACTGGCGTCCATCAAGCAGATATATGA ATCACCGCAGGATGTGGATGTCTATACTGGAGCCGTCAGCGAGCCACCGCTGGAGGGTGCCATCTTTGGTCCGCTGCTGAGCTGCATGGTATCCGACCAGTTCCTGCGCCTCAAGCTGGGCGACTCCCACTGGTACGAGCGGAAAATGGGACCCCAGAGGTTCACCAAAG GACAACTGACGGAGATCTACAAGACAAGTCTGGCTGCCATCATCTGTCGAAATTCGGATGGAATAACGCGAATTCGAGAGCGTGTCATGGAGCGTCATCGAGTGGATGACAATAGCTACGTCAACTGTCAGGATTTGCCGGGCTTCAACTTGGATCTCGAGGCCTGGTCAGAGGTCAAGCAGTCGCCAGAGCTCCACAGGACGAGTATCAGTCGGGCGGACAAGGCGGTGCGGGTAATATCAAAGGAGTCCAAGAGAGCAATCAATGTCACGCTGGATCCAGGAAGTGTTGGAAATGTATGA
- the LOC4801535 gene encoding uncharacterized protein: MSCDEKTALLASQQGHQQRQHIIVLPKDPKDYEPIFTTADYSFGLTLEELLPFALDPWWQSVRRLCSFCLGFIFLLTLFAALVLAHSNDGCRSNRAISTTVSGPGSGTTNNITFPFSSPSTFSPPVALASNGTQLLLASL, from the exons ATGTCCTGTGATGAGAAAACAGCGCTGCTGGCATCGCAGCAAGGACACCAGCAACGCCAGCACATCATTGTTTTGCCAAAGGATCCAAAGGATTATGAACCCATTTTCACAACTGCTGA CTACTCATTCGGTCTgacgctggaggagctgctgccctTTGCCCTGGATCCCTGGTGGCAGAGTGTGCGGCGTCTCTGCTCTTTCTGCCTCGGGTTTATCTTCCTGCTGACCCTCTTCGCCGCCTTGGTACTGGCGCACTCCAACGATGGCTGTCGGTCAAATAGAGCAATTAGCACGACCGTCAGCGGCCCCGGCAGCGGCACCACAAACAACATCACGTTCCCGTTCTCGTCGCCATCCACATTCTCTCCGCCAGTGGCCTTGGCATCCAATGGCactcagctgctgctggccagtTTATAG